The nucleotide window GAAACCTGCAAATGGGAGATCAGTGATGAGGGAGAAGAAATGTAAGGCAATGAGAGTAGCAGAGCTTCCTGGGCTTGGTGTCGTGAGCCATTGCGTTGGGGAAAAGCGTGTGGCTAGGATTATTGGAGATCACCAAGGAGAGGGACGCCATGGCTGCTGCCTTCACGaaaaaacaaagagagattTTGGGTGGGGTTTTTGGTGCGTTCTTgggttgtgcagattcacggtggtgagatgaaaaaaatgaaagagaactgacaTAGATTTTCATGTCGTTTCCCatagacggtgccaaatgttgatgcacaaaatccggaGGATCTTagaccaacgtaaatccggccgtgaatcacacaaacgctcaagaacacaaagatgtatcatggttcaccctaatgtttgggctacgtccacactgatgttgattccaTTTACTGTACGAATGTATGGATTGCAATAGATTGGCAAGTGAGCTCTCTGTGGATGCAGCCTTTGCCATTTTACTCTGTTTGGCTGAGAGGGTATTACCCTCCATTATTGTGAGGGATGGATTTGAGACCCTTTTGTTTCTCTGATGTGAGGCCCTTTTCATGAGGGTGagggagagtcccttttatagaataagggctccctccCCTTTTACATTTGTCATGGGCTTAGGGGTGAGGCCCAAAGACGAgacccaatatatggtaccaacaccCTTGATCATCAAACATGTTATCTTTTCATTAATTAGAATCATGAAAGAAATCAAATGAATGGTCCAAAGTTTTCTGTATGTGCTATACCAATACCTACCAAGCCTAAACTAACATGTTTTACACAATAGATTTTACATTTATACGTATGCGAAGAAAGGAACAAACAAAGTGTATGGCAAATTAACACAGCCTACCGAGTGTCCTAAAGAATAAAGATACAAACAATATGAGTAAATGAGATTTGATACCCTATGGCAAGTGAACCCTACCTTTAAATGAAGCAAGAGAACGTAGAACAAGTGAAGAGTAAGGTAGTATGCGAAAATGATACTTGAAGGCCACGAACCAGATTTTACTCAGAACCTTCAGAAAAATTACAGTTACAATCAGCCTCTATTAACTATTATTATAGGCACCAAGCAATATTATGTCTATCATTTGTACAGATTGAGATCGAGACATGATTCTCACCTTACTGAACTTGACATCCGAAATTTCATCTTTAAATTCTACTTCTCCCAGTTCATATTCCAGATCCTGAAACATTTTTACACCTCAATTAGTTCCCAGTTCATATTCTAGATCCTAAACCCTATACTTATAAAAACGGTACAATGAATCTCATTGCTTTCCGTAAAAACATATTTTTCAGTAACCCAAATAACATTAATAACATTAATATTTTTCCGTAAGAACTTTGTtatcaaattttaagaaaaaccTAAATGGTGGCAACATGATTCAATCACCAATCTACAAATTCTAACATAAAACCCCTAAAATCCCTACACCAGAAATTCAcattaataataaaacctaattcaAAATTACCTAAATTTTAGAGGGATGATGGTTGGTACTGGTAGCAGTGTCCTCGACGGTGGTGATGGGGTGATGATGGTGGTCGCGACGGCTGAGGTGGTGCAGTTGTGTTGGTCGCGACAGCGCTGTGAGAGTTTGAGTGTTGGAGCTCGACGATGGTGATGGGGTGATTGATGGTGGTCGCGACGGCGGAGTTGGTGTTGTTGTGTTCGTCCCGACGACGGTGAGCATTATGAGTGAGAGTCTGAGAATTGGAGTCGAAGGAAGGGACATGGATAGGGAGTCGAGGGAGAGTTGAGAGTCTGAGAGACTGAGGGTGATTCTGGAACTCGAGAGGTGGAATTGGCTAGGGCTGAAACTAACGGTTGAGATTGGATGGAGAGATGATATCTTAAATCTCGTCCGTCCATTGTAATCACAAACGGGCCGGTCCGGGTACCCGCGGTTCTTATACTTTTGGAACTGGCCCGAATCGAAAACTTCAAAGGCCCGTCCCGGTCAACCCCGTtctgtttttacaaaattaagAACCGGCCCGTACTCACCCTGACCCTCGTTTCCTGTACCcatttgcccacccctactctAATCAACATACcctaataaaaaggaaaacaaaggaTGGCAATGGGAATGGAATTGAGATAGGAGCAAGGATAAACCTAGAAGTTGTTACACCAAATGTTATAATACAATTAGGTATTGGACCGTGTTCTCCTTACACTGAAATCTTTCGGATAGactgagagatttttcaatgtaaccGTCACAAGGGGTGGTAACCACGTGTCgctatataaatggtgagatatgtgtgttaaaaagttaataacttacaaaaataaaatttctcactatttacataaaaacacgtgatgtactatatgtgttcccgtcacaattaaaaatttctcggGTAGACCACTCTTTACTTCCATTGCAACCTACGAAGTGTACCACGTGTCAAACAATAATATAAACCAAAAGGTCCACCAACTGAAAAGACTATTTTAGCCCCTCTCCTTCCTTGACTTCTTCGATGCCTTGAGTTGTTCGCGCAACGATCCGATGCGTGCATAGTGATTGTATGACTTATACAAACAGGAGAGCACCACAACCCCAAAGCTCCTTGTGACTGTATAACTATGCGATTATCGAACCAGAGATCAATCGCCATCGCAAATCGACGGAGATGGTCAAAATCGCGGATTCGAGCAGATTTCACGGCCTATTCGTACGGTCGTCGGAGGAATTTTGGCGCGAACATATCCATGGCGGTTTCGCCACTCTCGTCGCCGTGCTCTTCGTCTTTGCTTGCCACTGTGCCAAGAGGTTCTTCTTTGGAAAACCCTCTGGCTCCAGTGCTTCTCCGGTCGGTCTTTCGGATTCTGATCTCCCCACTTCTAGGTCTCGGATTCCGCCGCACAGGTGATTTTCCTTCTGGGGTTTGCCTATGCTCAATTGagttcgttttgtttttctctaaTTTGGTGATTTCTGGGTTAAAATCTGAGATTTTGCTAATTGGGTTTTGTTCACTTGGTTTTTGAGTTGGGTTTTATCTATATTCAATTGGTTTTCGAtttatttttgtacaatttGGTATTTGGGTTTGATCAATTTAAGTTATATGATAGTTGGGTTTTGATCAAATTGATGCTTTCCTTCATTTTATTGATGTGGATATGTTCATTGGGTTTGTGGTTCATCTCCAGTTTTGTTAAAAATATAGTAGAACTTTGGGGTGATTGGTAATTGACATTTTAGAAATCCAGTTTCGTGGGATCAAGTTAGGATTGTGTTACTTAATTGTTCGTTTTGTTTACTTCTGCAGCACCCTGGAACTGGTGACAGATGCAGATTTGAAGTTTCTGATTGATAACTTGGAGGAGAAAATGGGCGAAAATGAGAAATGGGAAAAGGTCATAGACAAAAGAAATGATATTCTATCCTACTATGCGAAGTGCTGCAAGCCTAAGGTCATTCATCTTGTGCTTAATTTGTGTGGGATTCAGATTCTTTGAATTGATTATTAAATGCTTTCGTACCCTTTCATTACGCCAAACTTACCACAGGCATCTATTCTTGGTCTAGAATCTGTAGGTCGCACAAATACTTGATTCCTTGTTTTACTTTACTGGTTTTAGTGAATAAAGGCTATGGAAACAAGATAATGTATCTTTTTTCTTGCATTCAGGATAGTTCTTTGACATACTTGAGCGTGACAATATTTGAGAATTGCTCTCCTGAGAAGCTGAGAGACTTCTACATGGACAATGATTACAGGAAGCAATGGGATAAGATGCTGATTCAGCATGAACAGTTGCAGATGGACAAAAACAAGGGGGTTGAAGTTGGTCGGACAATAAAAAAGTTTCCACTGTTGACAGCCAGAGAATATGTATTAGCTTGGAGATTGTGGGAGGGGAAAGATAACACCTTTTATTGTTATATCAAGGTAACTTCTGCCTGAAAATTATTTACACGTAAATTACATCTAGGCAATCTTGAGTCGTGTGAAGTTTTGATTTTCCATGAGCCGGTGCTCCAAATGTTATCCAATGAattgatatatcatatatgcaGTGATGCACATAATATCCTTTGCACTTCTCTCTCAGTTTCTCACTTTCTCTAGCATAAtgcacttttgttttttttacgattaagtgtttttttttgtccttttctGTTGGTGCTCTTCATCCTTCTAGAACTTTCTTGCACTCTTTATAAATTACCTGATATGCTTTCCAATAATGGGTGATACAGGAATGTGAACATCCTTTGGCACCACCCCAGAAGAAGTATGTGCGTGTTAGTACTTTCAGATCTGGTTGGCGAATCCAAAAAGGTATGATTCCAGTGAATCCAACtttgttgtttcttttgttCTACATTTTCAATAAAAAGAATTTCCttcgtttttatgttttctttcaatttttcaattcatcccAGGTTGAGCTGCTTTCATATTTGTTCAGAAACGTGTATTGTCGACTATAAGTCGTATTTCAAGCACCACGCATaactaaataaattttttttttggctgaaATATGCTTTACCAAGCTTTATACTGCTGAACATGAAGCAGTAATATTCTGAAGGATCAATAGTTTTCCTTAATGTAATTGTGGTGGATAAAGAAAtgagttttcttcttcttaggcGCTTGTTGCACGTATCAGGAAAAACACAAAAGCACCACTTACACAAAGGTTTCCTTGGCTGAAATTCTGGTAGACTGAATTTTAAGAAACAGAAACTGTTTATAGTTTTATGAGTGTTAATCATCTGCTACAGTGCCTGATACTAATGCCTGTGAGATCAAGATGTTTCATCAAGAAGATGCTGGTTTAAATGTGGAGATGGCAAAATTGGCTTTTTCTAGGGGCATATGGAGCTATGTGTGCAAGATGGGCAGTGCACTTAACAGATACGCTACAATCAGCTCTCATCAATCAAGGGCTGCTGCTTCTGCTGTCACGTTGATTAAAAAGGCCAGGACAACTTTCTTTGATGGATTAGtattgtttaaattttaatatacaTTGGTTCTCTTGGACTCATGCTACATACAAGGCATTTATTGGTAGAGCTTCATCCAGTTTATCGGGGTACCTGGCTGGTTTCTCTAGTATTAATTTCTTGAGAATTACTTGAGGTAGATGAATTCTCTTGGTCATATGTAAGAAACCAGTTCCACTCGATGCTTAGTTGTCTAAGCACCCGTGTAGCTCAACTAACTTGGATATAATCTGGGATTCTTGTTTGGTAAATCTTGTCAGCATTGTGCTGTTTGGTAAGGGTTTCATGTTTTTGACTTAAAGGTTCTGACAGGCCTTGAGTGCCGATAATATTGGGTTTGTTTCACCTACACAAGGTTATTTACATCCGGTGCATATATTACTACATGTTTATAGCATTGTGCAGCGTAGATGAAAATTTGAATGTTTGCGTTAACTCACTACTCCGCTGATGCCTGTCTCTGGTTTTTATAGTGGTGAAATAAATAGTGACCATACTGGGGCTTTTCCTGCCCCTATCAGTAACCAGGAGTAAAGGGAACTCTGAATGATATCTATAGTTTACTATTCATGCTTGGTTTCTTTTAATTTCAGAGATACAAAATATCTGATCTTTCTACATATTTGTAATCTGCATGGTTGTTACTGATTGTAATTCTCCTTCACACAGGTCCCCTCTGGATTAGAAGCCACGGATGACATGACCTCTCAAGCAACCTCAGTAGGAACTTCTGTTTGCAGACCAATTGCGGGCGAGGGAAGGAAATTGTCAATAAGACCTTCAAAGAAATTGTTAGCCAATGGCCTGCTGCTTCTTGGGGGAGTGGTCTTCCTGTCTCGTGGTCACTCTAGCCTGGGCGTGAAGGTTGCCATGGCTTACATCTTAACGAAGTGGAGTAAGCGTGGCGCTTCATCAAGTCAAAGCAGTGAAATTTCAGGGGCATGATCTTCTTGCCATCACAACTAATTTTGGAGGGCGGAGTAATGTTTTCTTATCTACACTATTTCTAGGCCATCTACATGGAGACCAACTACTATGCTCTACTTCtgcaaaaaaaatgagaaacgGAAGAAGAGTGGAGGGTAGTAACTTAATTGTACATCATGCCTTCCAAATTGTATAAATATCTGCTATCCTTTTACCACATTTACCTGATGGCTAGCAATACAATGATCAATGGGAAAGGCTTATTGGTTCTGAATCTCCGACGCACCTTGTATATCCCAATCCCAGCAACTAGTCATTATATGACCCCTTGCGGGTTACAGAGTTTATAACGTTGTCCGGCTGCAGTCGGGTAGAAGATTTCACTGCTCTTGCATGAAAACTCAGACCTATCTGCAATAAACTCAAAGCTGTTTTTGAAGTTCTTGGAACTGTTGGAAAGGGTAAGGTATTTGTACTTTAGATGGTTGTATATGTATGTGACCATTATACTTGCATCCTTCATTTTCCCCATTAGTTATGACCCTGAGATGTGTTGATATCCTAGTAAAGTCAAATTTCTGTAGACAATGTTTTGATCTAAGATTTCGATTTTTCCATGTTTCAGTAGTAGTTAAGGAATGGGTGTTTTCACGACTTTCCCGTCCAGTCAATTATGTTCCACTTAATCCCTGTTTCATGGTCACATATTTTTCCGGCTAAGGAATGGGAAACCTTTCTCTTGTTACAtgaattcaattttcatttcatcCGGGAAAAGCCTTCTTTTTCTTAACAATGTATTTGTCATTTGGTCCAATCACGTTCCGTTAGATAGGGATAGTTTTGAAAAATACTTATAACTCTCAGAGAGAGTATTAGAacgaaaaaattaattagataaTGAACTATCGGTTCTAATCAATCTCTTGTGACACGTGATTTGCTTGTGAGGGTAATGTAATGCATGGGTCTTCTATATTAAGGTGTTTGCGCATGTTCTAATCACGTAAACACTTGGAAGAAGAAATTTTTGGATAGAATAACCTTCTCACAAGAGTTGGTCAGATAAAAGTTGGATACGAGAAGATAGTTGTCTTGCATACAACTAGCGTATACGATACATGATTTAATTTGTTGAGAAAAACAAGTTGGGTATAGCGGTTGCATAGTAAATAGTATATACAAAAATGAAATACTGCATACGAAAAAGGCAAGGTGGGAAATCCAGCTGGACATTTTGAAAAACAGTTGAAAAGGGCGGAAAACGTTGGGAGCTGTAAATTGTGTCCTCACGTTTCGCTGGAGACTGTCTGTTGCAAATGCTGtatttctcaaccatttcttTTCCTCGTCGTCTCTAATTTTAGACAAAACTCAACCATTCTCAGAAAAAAACCAACCCAGAGATAATAACAATATTcatcaaaaaaattaaacaaatttaatgttatttagggttgtctttttctctctttgtaGCTCCTTAATCGAACAATGTCGAATCAAATCTAAACCACATAACCCAtcaatttttaacttttttttttgtttgtgattttttatttatttctgagttaggtttcaattttttgtacGGGAAAGGATGATCCACTTCCACAACATTCTGGTGTTGTGGGTTGTTTTATTGACGTTCTTCGCAACCGGCGTTTATTCCAAGACCAATTCTCAAGATGGTaagtctcaaatttgttttggtCCGATTTGTGTTAAGTGTGTAGTTTCTTGTGTTTAGATCTTCAAATTTAGGCTCAATTTTGCAACGATGAGAATTTCTTTTTCAGATTGAGAATTTTTTTAGAAACATATACTAATTGCGCATTACTAGTAGATGACTACAATTACGACATATATCAGGTGAAAAGATCGCGAGAGATGTTCCTTATATGGTCATTTGAAAAGGCACGAGAACTTTTTCTTTAAAACGTTTCATAATGGCCTCTAGATTTTTAGCTTCCTCGAAACGTTTCTAATAGCAATTTTTTGGGGTTGCCTTTACCTCTTATGGGCTTACATTCCGTTAACGATCAATGAAGATAAATTGCGTTCAGCTAGTTAGGTACTTACATATTTACCTATATCGACATTCCGATGTTTTTGTGTGTCTTGCAGTATCTGCCCTTAATGTGATGTATAACAGCTTACAGTCTCGTTCTAAGCTAAGCGGTTGGAAATCAAGTGGAGGCGACCCTTGCGGCGATTCATGGAAGGGGATAACATGCTCAGGCTCATCTGTAACCCAAATGTATTTCTCATTTCTAACATACATTCAGACTTGCGTTATTTGTCTCGTATTCCCAAGTTAGAACCTattttctttcacattttttgcaGAGACTTGTCCGACCTAGGGCTCAGCGGATCAATGGGATACCAGCTTGCAAGCTTAACATCGGTCACTAAATTGTAATGCTTAGCTCATTAGAATAggcatttttctttttgttcggTTTTCTTTTCAAGGCGCATAAGCTGACGGATGTGCATTCCTTCGTCATAGTACAGTGATTTAAGCAAGAACAACCTCAACGGTGATATACCCTATCAGCTGCCTCCTAATGCAAAGTACATGTAAGT belongs to Malus sylvestris chromosome 17, drMalSylv7.2, whole genome shotgun sequence and includes:
- the LOC126611224 gene encoding uncharacterized protein LOC126611224, whose protein sequence is MVKIADSSRFHGLFVRSSEEFWREHIHGGFATLVAVLFVFACHCAKRFFFGKPSGSSASPVGLSDSDLPTSRSRIPPHSTLELVTDADLKFLIDNLEEKMGENEKWEKVIDKRNDILSYYAKCCKPKDSSLTYLSVTIFENCSPEKLRDFYMDNDYRKQWDKMLIQHEQLQMDKNKGVEVGRTIKKFPLLTAREYVLAWRLWEGKDNTFYCYIKECEHPLAPPQKKYVRVSTFRSGWRIQKVPDTNACEIKMFHQEDAGLNVEMAKLAFSRGIWSYVCKMGSALNRYATISSHQSRAAASAVTLIKKVPSGLEATDDMTSQATSVGTSVCRPIAGEGRKLSIRPSKKLLANGLLLLGGVVFLSRGHSSLGVKVAMAYILTKWSKRGASSSQSSEISGA